From Myxococcus stipitatus, one genomic window encodes:
- a CDS encoding GlxA family transcriptional regulator produces MRAEPSKTHIAVLALEGCVASSVTGPLDVFAMANLLSRQQGRAEPFQAELVSVHPRAPHSFHGLALSSARVPGPAERFDVVLVPAVVGHLEGSVADRCAADWLVTQHTRGAKVAAVCAGAFLLASSGLLEGREATTHWGLARAFEARFPRVTLKPELLLVDHGDVLTAGGITAYLDLCLHLVARLASPELAALCAKMLLVEPGRRFQAPYAVHAAPREHGDTAVLRAQEWLEEHLSEPVSLADVARVASLGARTLLRRFRKATGDTPLDYVQRLRVEAARRLLETTPRTVEDISQAVGYADPTSFRRRFKARTGLTPDAYRRRFALR; encoded by the coding sequence ATGCGCGCCGAGCCGTCGAAGACCCACATCGCGGTGCTGGCGCTGGAGGGCTGCGTGGCCTCCAGCGTGACGGGGCCCCTGGACGTGTTCGCCATGGCGAACCTGCTCAGTCGGCAGCAGGGCCGTGCCGAGCCCTTCCAGGCGGAGCTCGTGTCCGTGCACCCCCGGGCTCCCCACAGCTTCCATGGGCTGGCGCTGTCCTCTGCCCGCGTGCCGGGTCCCGCGGAGCGCTTCGACGTCGTCCTCGTCCCCGCGGTGGTGGGCCACCTGGAGGGCAGCGTGGCCGACCGCTGCGCGGCGGACTGGTTGGTGACCCAGCACACGCGGGGCGCGAAGGTGGCCGCCGTGTGCGCGGGGGCCTTCCTGCTCGCGTCGAGCGGCCTGCTGGAGGGGCGCGAGGCCACCACCCATTGGGGGTTGGCGAGGGCCTTCGAGGCTCGCTTCCCGCGCGTGACGCTCAAGCCGGAGCTGCTCCTGGTGGACCACGGCGACGTGCTGACCGCGGGAGGCATCACCGCGTACCTGGACCTGTGCCTCCACCTGGTCGCGAGGCTCGCCTCGCCGGAGCTGGCCGCGCTGTGCGCGAAGATGCTGCTGGTGGAGCCAGGTCGCCGCTTCCAGGCGCCCTACGCGGTGCACGCCGCGCCCAGGGAGCACGGCGACACGGCCGTGCTGCGCGCGCAGGAGTGGCTCGAAGAGCACCTGTCGGAGCCCGTGAGTCTGGCGGACGTGGCCCGGGTGGCGAGCCTGGGCGCGCGCACGCTGCTGCGGCGCTTCCGCAAGGCCACGGGGGACACCCCCCTGGACTACGTCCAGCGTCTGCGCGTCGAGGCCGCCCGGCGCCTCCTGGAGACGACGCCTCGCACCGTGGAGGACATCTCCCAGGCCGTCGGGTACGCGGACCCCACGTCGTTCCGGCGTCGCTTCAAGGCGCGCACGGGCCTGACGCCGGATGCCTACCGGCGCCGCTTCGCCCTGCGGTGA
- a CDS encoding ATP-binding protein yields the protein MQVLGLAQLWSPEGQRVRLERRVAATIAWLALNGASLKSSLSALLWPDSPPATARNNMRQLLRRLRLASGGSPLVDSDTERLELAKGLQVDVAALKSASELRQPTQVLAALWSEEHVLLSGYDFDDCPELARWLEGARAGIDGWVREAREARIADFTLDGNWTDALELAQQWARLEPESEQAGRHVMRLHYLQGDRGAALAAFERLRAALSRELDVSPLPETLELVREIERGSQRPRTSPSLRALLPLTVLRPPVLVGREAAWRQLSEGWEAGQMLFISGAPGTGKSRLAEEFATSRGRWGRIEARIGDQDVPFASQARAFRTQLKRWPDVKLPDWVRTELSRILPELGDPYLLPPLHSEPAMLRFYEAHVVAIQMLHEHEEISVADDVQYWDKASSKAFIYALSRLPDATPAGSRPLRFIDCYRRGELPPYAKMHIERLVEMGQARVVELDALSPEDVREMVASLRLPGAEAHADSLARYTGGNPLYVVETLKHLLETDSLHKDWPHRLPPPGRVGHLIQRRLERLSPLALQVARLAALGGAFFRGSLAPSMLQVTQEDVHAALAELEAAQVLMEERFSHDLVLEGVLAGMCVAESRALHARLAATMEAERAPAILLAHHWLEAGQVERALPHLLTSAHSDEQVLPPEQAADHYARAAALMSSIGRLEDAARARASEARCRARALA from the coding sequence GTGCAAGTCCTGGGTTTGGCGCAACTCTGGAGTCCCGAGGGACAGCGTGTCAGGCTGGAGCGGAGGGTCGCGGCGACCATCGCCTGGCTGGCGTTGAACGGAGCCTCGCTCAAATCCTCGCTCTCCGCGCTCCTATGGCCTGACTCGCCTCCGGCCACCGCGCGCAACAACATGCGGCAGTTGTTGCGTCGGCTGCGCCTGGCCAGCGGGGGCTCGCCCCTGGTGGACTCGGACACGGAGCGGCTCGAGCTGGCCAAGGGGCTCCAGGTGGACGTGGCGGCGCTGAAGTCCGCCTCCGAGCTCCGTCAGCCCACCCAGGTGCTCGCGGCCCTGTGGTCCGAGGAGCACGTGCTGCTGTCGGGCTATGACTTCGATGATTGTCCGGAGCTGGCGCGCTGGCTCGAGGGCGCGCGCGCGGGCATCGACGGTTGGGTGCGCGAGGCCCGGGAGGCGCGCATCGCGGATTTCACCCTGGATGGGAACTGGACCGACGCCCTGGAGCTGGCCCAGCAGTGGGCGCGGCTGGAGCCCGAGTCCGAGCAGGCGGGGCGCCACGTCATGCGCCTGCACTATCTCCAGGGAGACCGGGGCGCGGCGCTCGCGGCCTTCGAGCGCTTGCGCGCCGCGCTGTCGCGGGAGCTGGATGTCTCGCCGCTGCCGGAGACGCTGGAGCTGGTGCGCGAAATCGAGCGAGGCTCCCAGCGCCCGCGCACCTCCCCCTCGCTGCGCGCGCTGCTCCCGCTGACGGTGCTGCGGCCGCCCGTGCTGGTGGGGCGCGAGGCCGCGTGGCGCCAGCTGTCGGAGGGGTGGGAGGCGGGGCAGATGCTCTTCATCTCCGGCGCGCCGGGCACCGGCAAGAGCCGCCTGGCGGAGGAGTTCGCGACGTCGCGGGGCCGCTGGGGCCGCATCGAGGCGCGCATCGGAGACCAGGACGTGCCCTTCGCCTCCCAGGCGCGCGCGTTCCGCACGCAGCTGAAGCGCTGGCCGGACGTCAAGCTGCCGGACTGGGTCCGCACGGAGCTGTCGCGCATCCTCCCCGAGCTGGGGGACCCCTACCTGCTGCCGCCGCTCCACTCGGAGCCCGCGATGCTGCGCTTCTACGAGGCCCACGTGGTGGCGATCCAGATGCTCCACGAACACGAGGAGATCAGCGTCGCCGACGACGTCCAGTACTGGGACAAGGCCAGCTCCAAGGCCTTCATCTACGCCCTGTCCCGGCTGCCGGACGCCACGCCCGCGGGCTCCCGTCCCCTGCGCTTCATCGACTGCTACCGGCGCGGGGAGCTGCCCCCGTACGCGAAGATGCACATCGAGCGGCTCGTCGAGATGGGCCAGGCGCGCGTGGTGGAGCTCGACGCGCTCTCCCCGGAGGACGTACGGGAGATGGTGGCGAGCCTGAGGCTGCCGGGCGCGGAGGCCCACGCGGATTCGCTCGCCCGCTACACGGGGGGCAACCCGCTGTACGTCGTGGAGACCCTGAAGCACCTGCTGGAGACGGACTCCTTGCACAAGGACTGGCCCCACCGGCTGCCCCCTCCGGGGCGCGTGGGGCACCTCATCCAGCGGCGCCTGGAGCGGCTGTCTCCCCTGGCGCTCCAGGTCGCGCGGTTGGCGGCCCTGGGGGGCGCGTTCTTCCGGGGCTCGCTCGCGCCCTCCATGCTCCAGGTCACCCAGGAGGACGTCCACGCGGCGCTCGCGGAGCTGGAGGCCGCCCAGGTGCTGATGGAGGAGCGCTTCAGCCATGACCTCGTGCTGGAGGGCGTGCTCGCCGGGATGTGCGTCGCGGAGTCCCGCGCCCTGCACGCGCGGCTCGCCGCGACCATGGAGGCCGAGCGCGCTCCGGCCATCCTCTTGGCCCACCACTGGCTCGAGGCCGGGCAGGTGGAGCGGGCCCTGCCGCACCTGCTGACGTCCGCCCACTCGGACGAACAGGTCCTCCCGCCGGAGCAGGCGGCGGACCACTATGCGCGCGCCGCCGCGCTCATGTCGTCCATCGGACGGCTGGAGGACGCCGCGCGCGCGCGCGCCTCCGAGGCGCGCTGTCGCGCCCGCGCCCTGGCCTGA
- a CDS encoding PAS domain-containing sensor histidine kinase, which produces MGRPLDKNIDSTPGSGVTYATGRGSDEATLDTAAQLRLLIDSVRDYAIFTLDVTGRIASWNAGAERIKGYRAEEILGQHFSRFYPPEDVAWGKPQWELEVASREGRFEDEGWRVRKDGSRFWANVIITALRDGSGRLVGFGKVTRDFTERKRAEEVREMERLREALQARDEFLSVASHELKTPLTSLQLKINSLLRLAEGAPEAGVPGARLTKDLELARRQVRKLTDLIEDLLDVSRISAGKLTLAPAPMDLAALVQEVVARNAPLATQAGCRVELDVVSPVMGRWDRQRLDQVVTNLLTNALKYGAGMPVFVRLRVEESHVVLSVRDEGIGIAPEDLPRIFERFERAVSERRYHGLGLGLFITQQVVLAHGGTVEARSVPDQGSTFTVRLPMSAPSPGSLPGPLSIS; this is translated from the coding sequence ATGGGTCGTCCATTGGATAAGAACATCGATTCAACCCCAGGGTCCGGCGTCACCTACGCGACCGGTCGAGGCTCGGACGAGGCCACGCTCGACACGGCCGCCCAGCTCCGTCTGCTCATCGACAGCGTCCGGGACTACGCCATCTTCACGCTCGACGTGACGGGGCGCATCGCGAGCTGGAACGCGGGGGCCGAGCGCATCAAGGGCTACCGGGCCGAGGAGATTCTCGGCCAGCACTTCAGCCGCTTCTACCCCCCCGAGGACGTGGCCTGGGGCAAGCCCCAGTGGGAGCTGGAGGTCGCCTCGCGGGAGGGGCGCTTCGAGGACGAGGGCTGGCGGGTGCGCAAGGACGGCAGCCGCTTCTGGGCCAACGTCATCATCACCGCGCTGCGAGACGGCTCGGGGCGGCTGGTGGGGTTCGGCAAGGTGACGCGCGACTTCACCGAGCGCAAGCGCGCGGAGGAGGTGCGGGAGATGGAGCGGCTGCGCGAGGCGCTCCAGGCCCGGGACGAGTTCCTCTCCGTCGCCTCCCACGAACTCAAGACCCCCCTCACGTCGCTCCAGCTCAAGATCAATTCGCTGCTGCGACTGGCGGAGGGCGCGCCGGAGGCGGGGGTGCCTGGCGCCCGGCTGACGAAGGACCTGGAGCTGGCTCGCCGGCAGGTGCGCAAGCTGACGGACCTCATCGAGGACCTGCTGGATGTCTCGCGCATCAGCGCGGGGAAGCTCACGCTGGCCCCGGCGCCCATGGACCTGGCCGCGCTGGTGCAGGAGGTGGTGGCGCGCAACGCCCCGCTCGCGACCCAGGCGGGCTGCCGCGTGGAGCTGGACGTGGTGTCACCGGTGATGGGGCGGTGGGACCGTCAGCGGCTGGACCAGGTGGTGACCAACCTGCTGACCAACGCGCTCAAGTACGGAGCGGGCATGCCGGTCTTCGTGCGCCTGCGCGTCGAGGAGAGCCATGTGGTGCTGAGCGTCAGGGACGAGGGCATCGGCATCGCGCCCGAAGACCTTCCCCGTATCTTCGAGCGCTTCGAGCGCGCCGTCTCCGAGCGTCGCTACCATGGCCTGGGCCTGGGCCTGTTCATCACCCAGCAGGTGGTGCTCGCGCATGGCGGCACCGTCGAGGCGCGGAGCGTGCCCGATCAGGGCTCGACGTTCACGGTGCGGCTGCCGATGTCGGCCCCGTCGCCGGGGAGCCTGCCCGGGCCGCTCTCCATCTCCTGA
- a CDS encoding cobalamin-dependent protein (Presence of a B(12) (cobalamin)-binding domain implies dependence on cobalamin itself, in one of its several forms, or in some unusual lineages, dependence on a cobalamin-like analog.): MGGRVLSPVLLVGAGTGEATCGILYLASYLRRGGVEAFVRLYDGDETPEEVARSFESLVRRVRPKLVGISLKWFHHVDRALLIARTLRRIDPTVRIVLGGNSASFWWRELSAHDCVDDIILGDGEAPLLSLCRGDEDVANRVTRNTAGQPTRLPLAYVQKATNTEDIYYSHFDEMFLSQLDLNSFSGWVAPGKGCGENCLYCGGARGNQKAAFGRAKPFLRSEESVRRDHGEIAGHTWQMRYDFAGSSAEFLGATWAGVDLSRHCCTYFLWGVPRVELVDALARTFQRVYMVVDIGCFSEKQRLEQMSRGLLKPCAKDAELLDLIEASRRHANLEIEISGIGGLPFASEATLAEELRLVERIIGLDCVIGYQRLESQPGALATEHPARFDMVSEARTFAEFLDYFERREPGDVSVPMIRFRDAKLEAAVQRTSDRIDAMAWKHRDTRKRVNLQGRTRLMNTATSTRRFSLGDWLGSHRAPARVAGEPVTVVRSVDGITLSCAPSLPPRRFSDPALVQGEDGAILLAALAAFERPATVAEAVARLGAKARLDPRSAREVIDHLVDGRFLQPA, from the coding sequence GCCGGTACGGGCGAGGCCACGTGCGGCATCCTGTATCTGGCGAGCTACCTGCGGCGCGGTGGAGTCGAGGCCTTCGTGCGCCTGTACGACGGCGACGAGACACCCGAGGAGGTGGCGCGCTCCTTCGAGAGCCTCGTGCGGCGCGTGCGTCCCAAGCTGGTGGGCATCAGCCTCAAGTGGTTCCACCACGTGGACCGCGCGCTGCTCATCGCGCGGACCTTGCGGCGAATCGACCCGACCGTCCGCATCGTCCTGGGCGGCAACTCCGCCTCGTTCTGGTGGCGCGAGCTCAGCGCCCACGACTGCGTCGACGACATCATCCTGGGAGACGGCGAGGCGCCGCTGCTGTCCCTCTGCCGCGGGGACGAGGACGTCGCCAATCGCGTGACGCGCAACACCGCCGGTCAGCCGACCCGCCTGCCGCTGGCCTACGTGCAGAAGGCCACCAACACCGAGGACATCTACTACTCGCACTTCGACGAGATGTTCCTGAGCCAGCTCGACCTGAACTCCTTCTCTGGCTGGGTCGCGCCGGGGAAGGGCTGTGGGGAGAACTGCCTCTACTGCGGGGGCGCCCGGGGCAACCAGAAGGCGGCCTTCGGACGCGCGAAGCCCTTCCTCCGCTCGGAGGAGAGCGTGCGGCGCGACCACGGCGAGATCGCCGGCCACACGTGGCAGATGCGCTACGACTTCGCGGGGAGCTCGGCGGAGTTCCTCGGTGCCACCTGGGCGGGCGTGGACCTCTCTCGCCACTGCTGTACGTACTTCCTGTGGGGCGTGCCGCGCGTCGAACTGGTGGACGCGCTCGCGCGGACCTTCCAGCGCGTCTACATGGTGGTCGACATCGGCTGCTTCTCCGAGAAACAGCGCCTCGAGCAGATGAGCCGGGGGCTGCTCAAGCCGTGCGCGAAGGACGCGGAGCTGCTCGACCTCATCGAGGCCAGCCGGCGCCACGCGAACCTGGAGATCGAAATCTCCGGCATCGGCGGGCTCCCGTTCGCGAGCGAGGCGACGCTGGCGGAGGAGCTGCGGCTCGTGGAGCGCATCATCGGGCTCGACTGCGTCATCGGCTATCAGCGGCTCGAGTCCCAGCCCGGCGCGCTGGCCACCGAGCACCCCGCGCGGTTCGACATGGTGTCCGAGGCCCGGACGTTCGCGGAGTTCCTCGACTACTTCGAGCGGCGCGAGCCCGGAGACGTGTCGGTGCCCATGATTCGCTTCCGAGACGCGAAGCTGGAAGCGGCCGTGCAGCGCACCTCCGACCGCATCGACGCCATGGCCTGGAAGCACCGCGACACGCGCAAGCGCGTCAACCTCCAGGGGCGCACGCGGTTGATGAACACCGCGACGTCGACGCGGCGGTTCTCGCTGGGGGATTGGCTCGGCTCCCACCGCGCGCCCGCCAGGGTGGCCGGCGAGCCCGTCACCGTCGTGCGCTCGGTGGACGGCATCACCCTGTCCTGTGCCCCATCGCTCCCGCCGCGGAGGTTCTCCGACCCGGCGCTGGTGCAGGGCGAGGACGGGGCCATCCTGCTCGCGGCCCTCGCCGCCTTCGAGCGGCCCGCCACCGTCGCCGAGGCGGTGGCCCGGCTGGGCGCGAAGGCGCGGCTCGACCCGCGCTCGGCGCGAGAGGTCATCGACCACCTCGTGGACGGACGCTTCCTCCAGCCCGCGTAG
- a CDS encoding sigma-70 family RNA polymerase sigma factor has product METQSELAERFDRSREQLRAMAIRMLGSPDDAEDAVQETWLRASHAAPRAIVNMTGWLTTLLGRVCLEMLRARRRRGGTHAGPAEAEPPDVPSEEPLPETRLVWAESVGLALLVVLDTLGPAERTAFVLHDLFGVPFEAIATIVERTPVAAKKLASRARHRVRGVPTVSTEELVRRYALVERFLAASRAGDPEALLAVLAPEFVRRADPGVLRAGAATELRGARRFIEEARLHVDRARFARPALVDGTPGAVVAPGGRLLLVLRFTFDADRITGMDVIGGPRHLRGPRLALIDPASKLAGGDVLHRRAKRRR; this is encoded by the coding sequence GTGGAAACCCAGAGTGAACTGGCCGAGCGGTTCGACCGCTCGCGCGAGCAGTTACGCGCGATGGCCATCCGGATGCTCGGCTCTCCCGACGACGCGGAGGACGCGGTCCAGGAGACGTGGCTGCGAGCCAGCCACGCCGCCCCCCGCGCCATCGTCAACATGACGGGCTGGCTGACGACCCTCCTGGGACGCGTCTGTCTGGAGATGCTGCGCGCGCGGAGGCGCAGGGGAGGAACCCACGCCGGCCCGGCGGAGGCCGAGCCGCCCGACGTGCCCTCGGAGGAGCCGCTCCCCGAAACACGCCTCGTGTGGGCCGAGTCGGTGGGGCTCGCGCTGCTGGTGGTCCTCGACACGCTCGGGCCGGCCGAACGCACCGCGTTCGTGCTGCACGACCTGTTCGGGGTGCCGTTCGAAGCAATCGCCACCATCGTCGAGCGCACCCCGGTCGCCGCCAAGAAGCTGGCGAGCCGCGCCCGTCACCGCGTGAGGGGCGTTCCCACCGTCTCGACCGAGGAACTGGTCCGGAGGTACGCGCTCGTCGAGCGCTTCCTCGCCGCCTCGCGGGCCGGAGATCCTGAGGCGCTGCTCGCGGTGCTGGCGCCGGAGTTCGTGCGCCGCGCGGACCCCGGCGTGCTCCGCGCCGGCGCCGCCACCGAGCTACGGGGGGCCCGGCGGTTCATCGAGGAGGCCCGCCTCCACGTCGACCGCGCCCGCTTCGCCCGGCCCGCGCTGGTGGATGGCACCCCTGGGGCGGTCGTCGCGCCCGGGGGGAGGCTGCTGCTCGTCCTCCGGTTCACGTTCGACGCAGACCGCATCACCGGGATGGACGTCATCGGCGGCCCGCGCCATCTCCGCGGGCCGCGGCTCGCGCTCATCGACCCGGCGTCGAAGCTCGCGGGAGGGGACGTCCTTCACCGCAGGGCGAAGCGGCGCCGGTAG
- a CDS encoding DMT family transporter produces the protein MSSDRRPADGFALATMLVLCAIWGMQQVAVKLAAPHIPPMMQMTVRSALGALLVGLLCWLRGERGLLRNGPWKAGLLAGVLFASEFLFVGEGLRHTHASHMAVFLYTSPVFAALGLHWWVPSERMRPMQWAGIGVAFLGIVLAFGGGWLRGGISPEVLWGDLLGLLAGLAWGATTVVIRVSALSDAPPTQTLLYQLVGGAALLLPVALLTGQAGPISLAPVAWASLLFQGVIVCFASYLAWFWLLRRYLAANLSVFSFMTPLFGVSAGILVLNEQAELAFAVGAVLVLTGIIIVSASGLLRALHPLKSGAT, from the coding sequence ATGAGTTCAGACCGGAGACCCGCGGATGGGTTCGCGCTCGCGACCATGCTCGTGCTGTGCGCCATCTGGGGAATGCAGCAGGTGGCCGTCAAGCTGGCCGCGCCCCACATCCCTCCCATGATGCAGATGACGGTGCGCTCGGCGCTGGGCGCGCTGCTCGTGGGGCTGCTGTGCTGGCTGCGGGGCGAGCGGGGCCTGTTGCGCAACGGCCCCTGGAAGGCCGGGCTGCTGGCGGGCGTGCTCTTCGCGTCGGAGTTCCTCTTCGTGGGCGAGGGCCTTCGCCACACCCACGCCTCGCACATGGCCGTCTTCCTCTACACCTCGCCCGTCTTCGCCGCGCTCGGCCTGCACTGGTGGGTGCCGTCGGAGCGGATGAGGCCCATGCAGTGGGCGGGCATCGGCGTGGCGTTCCTGGGCATCGTGCTGGCGTTCGGCGGCGGCTGGCTGCGGGGCGGTATCAGCCCGGAGGTGCTGTGGGGCGACCTGCTCGGCCTGCTGGCGGGGCTGGCCTGGGGCGCCACCACGGTGGTGATTCGCGTCTCCGCGCTGTCCGACGCGCCGCCCACCCAGACGCTGCTGTACCAGTTGGTGGGGGGCGCCGCCCTCCTGCTGCCCGTGGCCCTGCTCACCGGACAGGCGGGCCCCATCTCCCTGGCGCCGGTGGCGTGGGCGAGCCTGCTCTTCCAGGGCGTCATCGTCTGCTTCGCCAGCTACCTCGCGTGGTTCTGGCTCCTCAGGCGCTACCTGGCCGCCAACCTGTCCGTCTTCTCGTTCATGACGCCCTTGTTCGGTGTCAGCGCGGGCATCCTCGTGCTGAACGAGCAGGCGGAGCTGGCCTTCGCCGTGGGCGCCGTGCTGGTGCTCACCGGCATCATCATCGTCAGCGCCTCGGGGCTCCTGCGCGCGCTGCATCCGCTGAAGAGCGGAGCGACCTGA
- a CDS encoding cysteine hydrolase family protein, protein MENTALLLIDIQNDYFPGGRFELDRMEAAAAQARAALDFFRERGLPLVHVRHESLQPGATFFLPGTPGAQLHPQVAPRPGETVVLKHFPNSFRQTDLDAHLRALGIQHVVVVGAMTLMCVDATARAAADLGYSVTVLHDACAARALEFNGQAVPAPQVHAAFLAALGMAYAKVSSTADFLAQARR, encoded by the coding sequence ATGGAGAACACCGCCCTGCTGCTCATCGACATCCAGAACGACTACTTCCCGGGAGGCCGGTTCGAGCTGGACCGCATGGAGGCCGCGGCGGCCCAGGCCCGGGCGGCCCTGGACTTCTTCCGGGAGCGCGGCCTGCCGCTCGTCCACGTGCGCCACGAGTCGCTCCAGCCCGGGGCCACGTTCTTCCTGCCGGGGACGCCGGGCGCGCAGCTCCACCCCCAGGTCGCGCCCCGCCCCGGGGAGACCGTCGTGCTCAAGCACTTCCCCAACAGCTTCCGGCAGACGGACCTGGACGCGCACCTGCGCGCCCTCGGCATCCAGCATGTCGTCGTCGTGGGGGCCATGACGCTCATGTGCGTGGACGCCACGGCGCGCGCGGCGGCGGACCTGGGTTATTCGGTCACCGTGCTCCATGACGCCTGCGCGGCCCGGGCCCTGGAGTTCAACGGACAGGCGGTGCCGGCGCCCCAGGTCCACGCCGCGTTCCTCGCGGCGCTCGGCATGGCCTACGCGAAGGTCTCCTCCACGGCCGATTTCCTGGCCCAGGCCCGGCGCTGA